From the genome of Gemmatimonadota bacterium, one region includes:
- a CDS encoding TonB-dependent receptor has translation MFLRNVRLGAALALLLGAVTPLTAQQIAAIRGTVTRSGDNQPVAGVVVTLKGTTIATTTNGNGKYVFLRVPAGSQTLVFRWLGYAPVEKTITVSTDQTVDAELEPKAVALGDLTVTAASKEPERIVEAPAAVSSIEPRVLQATGATGQAPLALAQTAGVDIVQSGVNDFNINARGFNSSLNRRVLTLLDGRDLAIDFLGSQEWNSLTVSTEDMRGMELVRGPGSALYGPNAFAGVLNMTTLSPREALGGRVSASIGGLSSKKVDGRLSALFGAGRYGIRVTGGYSTSDTWSRSRTSIDSVSATTGAAFSFALRSEYKEARTGASDLVIKAQTPELRALAGQNCGGTSEACAGTTRRPKGDRDLINSAYGAVRLDRYFGSNVVTLEGGASQVEGEVLVTGIGRAQVGKTRKPFLRAAYNSGHLNVFGYMNRRESIDTTYLLNSGNGLMETGTVSHIEAQGNQTFLDGKFRVIGGASYRNYALNTFGTLMGLADDDRSDAVKSVFGQGELRIGDKVRLVGAARYDEGDLFEGQVSPKGAIVFTPNDNHAFRFTVNKAFQTANYSEFFLRANAGAPVNFSALEAGLRANAQLGPALAGVPQGQLFTNSAAVPVLARGNAALDVEKTTGYEVGYKGALSEKVYVTVDLYQNNITGFITDLLPGVNSAFPYWTAPAAVPGAAVPGLIGAIKAQLGANPATALAAAGLTRDENGNTAVLVSYTNAGDVDQKGLDVGVGFQLTSELRADATFSFFDFTVNSQRAGDQLLPNTPDRKATLGLTYEGARNGLNASLSSRFVASYDWAAGVFVGRVPAQQQINATIGFDTGEGYRLFANGVNILDQQRYQMFGGAVIGRRVMFGVSTLF, from the coding sequence ATGTTCCTGAGGAACGTTCGTCTCGGCGCGGCGCTCGCACTCCTGCTCGGCGCGGTGACCCCGCTGACCGCGCAGCAGATCGCGGCGATCCGCGGCACGGTTACCCGGTCCGGCGACAATCAACCGGTCGCGGGCGTGGTCGTCACGCTCAAGGGCACCACGATCGCCACCACCACCAATGGCAACGGCAAGTACGTCTTCCTCCGCGTCCCCGCGGGGAGCCAGACGCTCGTCTTCCGCTGGCTCGGCTACGCGCCGGTCGAGAAGACGATCACCGTCAGCACCGACCAGACCGTCGATGCGGAGCTGGAGCCGAAGGCCGTGGCCCTCGGCGACCTGACCGTCACCGCGGCCTCGAAGGAGCCGGAGCGGATCGTCGAAGCGCCGGCCGCCGTCTCGAGCATCGAGCCGCGCGTGCTGCAGGCCACCGGCGCCACCGGCCAGGCGCCGCTCGCGCTGGCGCAGACCGCCGGCGTCGACATCGTGCAGAGCGGTGTCAACGACTTCAACATCAACGCGCGCGGCTTCAACTCGTCGCTCAATCGTCGCGTGCTCACGCTGCTCGACGGCCGCGACCTGGCGATCGACTTCCTCGGCTCGCAGGAGTGGAACTCGCTCACCGTGTCGACCGAAGACATGCGCGGGATGGAATTGGTGCGCGGCCCCGGCTCGGCGCTGTATGGCCCGAATGCCTTCGCCGGCGTGCTCAACATGACCACGCTCTCGCCGCGGGAAGCGCTCGGCGGCCGAGTCAGCGCCTCGATTGGCGGGCTCTCCTCGAAGAAGGTCGACGGCCGTCTCTCGGCGCTCTTCGGCGCCGGCCGCTACGGCATCCGCGTCACCGGTGGCTACAGCACCAGCGACACCTGGAGCCGCTCGCGCACCTCGATCGACTCGGTCTCCGCGACGACCGGGGCGGCGTTCTCGTTCGCGCTGCGCTCCGAATACAAGGAGGCCCGCACCGGTGCCAGCGATCTGGTGATCAAGGCGCAGACGCCCGAGCTCCGTGCGCTGGCCGGCCAGAACTGCGGCGGCACCTCCGAGGCCTGCGCCGGCACCACGCGCCGTCCGAAGGGTGATCGCGACCTGATCAACAGCGCCTACGGCGCCGTGCGCCTCGACCGCTACTTCGGCTCGAACGTCGTCACCCTCGAGGGTGGCGCGTCGCAGGTCGAGGGCGAAGTGCTGGTGACCGGCATCGGCCGGGCCCAGGTGGGCAAGACCCGCAAGCCGTTCCTCCGCGCCGCGTACAACAGCGGCCACCTGAACGTCTTCGGCTACATGAACCGCCGCGAGTCGATCGACACGACCTACCTGCTCAACAGCGGCAACGGGTTGATGGAGACCGGCACCGTCTCGCACATCGAGGCACAGGGCAACCAGACGTTCCTCGACGGCAAGTTCCGCGTGATCGGTGGCGCGTCGTACCGCAACTATGCGCTCAACACCTTCGGCACGCTGATGGGCCTCGCCGACGACGACCGCAGCGACGCCGTCAAGTCGGTGTTCGGTCAGGGCGAGCTCCGCATCGGCGACAAGGTCCGTCTCGTCGGCGCCGCGCGCTACGACGAGGGCGACCTCTTCGAGGGGCAGGTCTCGCCCAAGGGCGCGATCGTCTTCACGCCGAACGACAACCACGCCTTCCGCTTCACGGTGAACAAGGCGTTCCAGACCGCCAACTACTCGGAGTTCTTCCTCCGCGCCAACGCCGGCGCGCCGGTGAACTTCTCCGCCCTCGAGGCCGGGCTCCGCGCCAACGCTCAGCTCGGTCCCGCGCTGGCCGGCGTGCCGCAGGGGCAGCTCTTCACCAACTCCGCCGCGGTGCCGGTGCTTGCCCGCGGCAACGCGGCCCTCGACGTCGAGAAGACCACCGGCTATGAGGTGGGCTACAAGGGCGCGCTGAGCGAGAAGGTGTATGTCACGGTGGATCTCTACCAGAACAACATCACCGGCTTCATCACCGACCTCCTCCCGGGCGTGAACTCGGCGTTCCCGTACTGGACCGCTCCGGCGGCCGTGCCGGGCGCTGCGGTGCCGGGCCTCATTGGGGCCATCAAGGCCCAGTTGGGCGCGAACCCGGCCACGGCCCTCGCGGCCGCCGGCCTCACCCGCGACGAGAACGGCAACACGGCGGTGCTCGTCTCGTACACCAACGCGGGTGACGTCGACCAGAAGGGCCTCGACGTCGGCGTCGGCTTCCAGTTGACGTCCGAGCTGCGGGCCGACGCCACCTTCTCGTTCTTCGACTTCACCGTCAACAGCCAGCGCGCCGGCGACCAGCTCCTGCCGAACACGCCGGACCGCAAGGCGACGCTGGGCCTGACCTACGAAGGGGCACGCAACGGCCTCAACGCCTCGCTGAGTTCCCGCTTCGTGGCGTCGTATGACTGGGCCGCCGGTGTGTTCGTCGGCCGCGTCCCGGCGCAGCAGCAGATCAACGCCACCATCGGCTTCGACACCGGCGAAGGCTACCGGCTGTTCGCCAATGGCGTGAACATCCTCGATCAGCAGCGCTATCAGATGTTTGGTGGCGCCGTCATCGGCCGCCGAGTGATGTTCGGAGTCAGCACGCTGTTCTAG